GAGGACCAACCAACCTCTGAGGAAGACAGTGGGGAAAATACCAGCGAGGGAGAAGAACTTCTCCAGCTTGAACCTCGAGAGCTCGTAAAAACAATTTTGCAACTCAGAGCAGATTTAGCCAAAAGACTTTCTTGCTAAAGTTCCTTAGTAACCCAGCTCAGGACTTAGCACGTGGACGGGACGCTGCTGTTTCCATTGTCAACTTTTACGACAGCCTTATTGCTGCAACTTCTATCAGTGCAGTTAAACTTAAAACTATAGCCTGTACAGCCAAACCCGACAAAATTGACCAGGCTACTGGTTATCAACACCAGCCACACCCACAGTCAACCTCATCTCAACAGCCACATCAGTTGTCATTGTCTCAGCCTGACAATCGAAACAGCCAGCCACCTACATCAACTCCACCTCAACAGGAACTGACTGATCAGGCACGGCTGAACCAAGCACAGGTTCGCACACAACATAAACAGAGGCCCCTAACCCCCAGACAACCACTCATAATCGACAGCAGAGATCTAACAGGCAGACTCTTTACTGCAAGTATTGTAAAATCAAGGGTCATTCCGAAAATAATTGCCGTAAGATTAAGGAATGTGAATATTGTCATCGTAGAGGACATCAAACATCTGAGGGTCGTATGAAGAGACAAGAGGAAAGACAAGAACGCCTCTTCCAGAGCATTGCTGCAGAACAGCGTCAAAGTAATGCTATCTTGGTGCAAGCAATACAGAAGCACTTGAAGCCATACACTCCACACATTTCACATCTTTCTTTGCAAGCCAACGGCTGGCCAACATCAGCCATTCAGCCACCCAACCAACAAACCACTAACTCTCTACAAGGTCCCTGGTACTATGCCTCGCAACCACAGAGGAATGGCCCACCTGCGCATCCTCTCCGCTAATGTTAGAGGCTTCCAAACGAACTTGGGAGACCTCACACATAGCCACATAATCCCACATCAACCTGACATAGTTGCTGCTGTGGAAACTTTCTTGAACTCTACAGTACCTGAGAATTTTGGGAGGGTTGATGGTTACTCCAAGTGGCACAGACGTGACAGAACGCATGGTACTTTTGGAGGCATCGCTGTCTGCTTTCGAAGAACACTACATGTACACTCACTTGAGATTGATGTAGCAGATCATCTTGAACTCATGTTTTTCAAAATCTGGACAGACACACAAGATGCTGTCCTTCTCTGTGTCTGCTACAGACCCCAGTGGCAAGGCTCTGAACCACTTATTTATCTTCAAGCCAACCTGGACAACATTCTCCATGCATActcttgcaaaaatattataatactaggGGATCTGAACCAACACTTGGTTGAAAGATCATTTGAAGAGCTCCTCACTACATTCGGGCTCACAAATCATGTTCATTTCCCAACCCACATATCAGGCTCATCCCTTGACCCTGTGATTACTGATCTGGCTGAATCAGACGTCAGTTGTACTTCCCTGGGCACAGTTGGCTCCTCTGATCACTTCGCAGTATTAAGCAAGATCAACCTAAAAGCTGCTCGAGAGGAAACTTTGTCCCGTACAATCTGGCAATGGGAAAAGGCAGACTGGCAAGGTATGTGTGATGCATTATCTGAAGCTCCCTGGGAAGACATTCTCACTGGCACTGTTGACAGGCAAGCACTGGCCTTTACCAAAATACTAGTCAGCCTACAAGCAATATATGTACCTAACAAGACATACAAGACAAAATCCACAGATCAGCCATGGTTTGGCTACAATTGTAGAATGGCATCTGACAAGAAGATGAGAGCCTGGAACCGTTATAAGCGCCATCccacacaaagaaataaagatgctCATGCTATGGCTTGCAGGAGAATGAAAGCTGTCCAAAAATGGGCAATTAATCAATGGAAGGAGGACCTCCGCTTAAAACTCTCTTGTCGTTCAGTGGGAAGTAAAGCCTGGTGGAGCTGcatcaaacaacaacaaggatTTTCCCCTGACGACTGCATCCCCCCTCTCAACAGGCCTGATGGATCAGTTGCAACCTCCAGCAGAGAGAAGGCTGAACTTCTGGCTTCGCTCTTCTCCGAAAAGATGAGAATACATGACCCTGACCGATCTTCTCCTAGTCTGCCTCTCGTGACTCACTCGAAGCTGAGCTCTTTCGTGAtcactgaagcagaagtcaggcaGCATCTAAATAAGGTTGATGTCCATAAGGCCATAGGACCCGATAAAGTCAGTCCTCACACACTTCACAAGTGTGCTAGGCAGCTGGCTGCTCCTTTTGCCTCACTTTTCCAAACATGCCTGAGGCTGTCCTGCCCGCCAACTCATCTTGCCCTCCTGGACACCGTTCAGAGCAGAGCCAAGCGGTTAGTGGAACGGAAGACGCCCGTAAATGAGCAACACATTTTTAATCCCTTCACCATCGAAGAGATGTGGCTGATCTTTGCGTCTTCTAcaagatacataaacaaaacgGTTCCCCGCTGACATCGCTACGACTTCCACCAGCAGACGCACCCACGTACGGGACAAGAAATGCCAGTAATCGAGTCCAAGAAATCCAGGTTCCCTTCGCGAGAACGGAGCTTTATCTGCGCTCCTTCCTGCCTAGATTTTCTAGAATATGGAACATTTTAGCTCAGCAAACTAACCTGCTTTATCTCGACACATTACAGCTGTTCAAGTCAGCAGTGAATGCTTGGAGATTACAGTATGAACCAGGCTAAATAATTTTCACTTGTGATTTCTTAGTTAGACCAATTTCTCTTTTATCAGGATTaagatttaaatatatgttttagctATAGATAATTTAATCTTTAATGGAAAATTTTAGCACAGATATAAGATTAATAAACTATACTATATAGACCATGTAATCTTtggaataaagattatataaaaagagagagagagagagagagagagagagagagagagagagagagagagagagagagagggggggggggcgagactagagggaagaagagagggagcgagaaaggggaaaggagagagggagcgagagagagagagagagagagagagagcaagagagagagagagagagagagagagagagagagagagagagagagagagagagagagagagaggagagagagagagagagagagagcgagagagagagagagagagagagagagagagagagagagagagagagagaggagagagagagggacagagagaggtagcgagagagggacagagagagcgagaaagtgagagagagagagagggagcgagagagagagagagagagagagagagagagagagagagagggagcgagagagagagggagcgagagagagagaaagagagagagagagagagagagagagagagagagagagagagagagagagagagagagagagagagagagagagagagagagagagagagagagagagagagagagagagagggagagagaaagagagagagaggtagcgagagagaggtagcgagagagggagcgagagagaggtagagagagagaggtagcgagagagagggagcgagagagagagggagcgagagagagagggagcgagagagagagagagagagagagagagagagagagagagagagagagagagagagagagagagagagggaggagagagagagggggggggggatggagggagcgaCTAAGGgagcgagagatggagagtgaaatggcgcgagagagggagagatagagagggagtgagcgaacgagcgagcgagcgagagagagagagagagcgagcgagggggagagagagggagcgagagagaaatatggaacgagagagagatatggagcgagagagagatatggagcgagagatagggagcgagagagagatagggagcgagagagagatagggagcgagagagagagagagagagagagagagagagagagagagagagagagagagagagagagagagagagagagagagagagagagagagagtcaaatacaaagtcaaaatactttattccattaagTTACAATAgctattctttacataaatacattaatattgcATTAAGGGcagttcttttcttttatttttgttttattacagaagctgttaatgtctcttatattatctggtagcatGTTCCATAGCTTGGGTTTtggtatttccatttgacgtgcccatGTATAGGTAttctatttcttaatcaaaagggaatttacttgatgTGTCTGGATACCcgatgtgttccctacagtttgtaaaggcattaaccattttggataattcccatgaatgaatttgtaaatgaatacacatgtgtcatagctgcatttagaacgGACTTTTAACCATTGTAATTTTTTGCTATGTgaggtgatgtgatcaagttgatattacctagtgttactctagcagcaaagttttgtaatttttgcactttgcATCTGGGTATTGTtagtcgatccccaaatgtttgaacaatagttaattatgcttagagctaaagtttgcacaaccatgattctagtttcagtagtgatttgatttcttatgtgattaagatatatcagggtacccactaccttcctgtgtattttgtcaacgtgtggctcaaatgtcatgaagctgtctaagtgtactcctaaaTTATTTACTGAGGTgttcggtttgatagagcagctttcaaattctatggttgtgtcattgggaattctagctatgttctgccgactatgAATATACactgagttttatgtgggtttagtttaagacCATTTGTGTCaagatataattttgcttgtgtaagagtatgttgagtgtttcttattaactgAGTCACTATCAAGAAAATGTGAATCATAGGCGTACTGCACTagaagacagttatgggctattgttgataaatcatttatgaaaattgtaaataggatcggacctaaaacagagccttgcggaacaccaaaaggtacttgttgtgttttaatgacatatcattattgattcttaccgactggatccttgtatctaaataacctTAGTGATTTATTATTTGGTTAAGcagaatttcatggttgacactatcaaaagccttagaaaggtcgcataatatgagcaaatttacctgatttttgtctatgttattataaatttcatcagtaatttgtagtaaagctgtttcagtagataacttATTTCTAAAATCATTTTGTGTTTCAGATAATAAGATATTGGCCTCAAGGAagctcgtcagttgatttgctacatttttttcaagaattttggataagatagggagtatagtaaaagggcgataattattgactatatgccccgatttgaaaattggtgttaatATActatgtttccaaagcgacgggaATACACCAGTAAACAGAGAGGTGTTAGTAATGACCGtcaaataatgtacagttgcGGGTAGACTGTCtttgataaagcgcaaagcaataccgtctgctcctacagcatttgtttcgcgaaggtgttttattattaagatgattgtttctacgtccactggttgtggtctgaaaaaaaatagttataagccttgcccgatctgtgttttgttgtgacgTAGAAGCAactgtttgctcataagttagttttccagagagggagaaaaagagggagagaatgtatgtgtgtgtgtgtgtgtgtgtgtgtgtgtgtgtgtgtgtgtgtgtgtgtgtgtgtgtgagagagaggagagagagagaggagagagacagagagagagagtttgtgtgtgtgttgtgtgtgtgtgagagagagagagagagagagagagagagagagagagagagagaaagagagagagagagagaggagagagagagagagagagagagagagcgagagagggagagaggaagcgagagagggagagagagggagcgagagagagaaagagagaaggagcgagagagagaaagagagagggagcgagagtgagaaagagagagggagcgagagaagaaagagagagggcgcggagagagggagggagaaagagaggagagagaaagggagcgagagagagagagagagagagagagagaaggagagagagagagagagagagaggagagagagagagagaggagagagagagagagagagagagagagagaaggagtgagagagggagagaggaagcgagagaaggagagagagagagagagagagagagggagcgagagatggggagggagagagggagcgagagggggagagaaagagagggagcgagagagagagagggggggagtgagtgagatagatagataggtagatagagagatagagggagcgatagaaggagagagaaagggggagcgggagagggtgTAAAAATGTGTGGCGTGTGGGGAACGCGAGAGACGAGACGTGTCCCCACAGGATGGTACTCTGGTACTCTGGTGGTCTATTCTTGAAGGTGTGTAGAGTTAATGTtgctggttcacaactttatttctgcgagagtatggtaaCTGGCTTACAAAGGATGGGCAAAGCAGAGACGCCCTGGGGAGGCGTCCAGCCTGCCCACGGTCTGCAAGCGGTCAGTGTTAACTGCTCAGAAACTTCTgtgaacaaacatcgttttgaaacatatcataatgaaaaacatgaaagaatttgaatgaacaaaaattccgatacatatggtcacatggtggttttgtggtgaaggaacaagggtaccttacatatatttgtgtgtaagaagagaatTATGGTGTTTACAAAACTTTAcaaaaggttcatgataaggagacaaaactgctgagtattcacaaaagataaagacatttgaatatcgataatgatagcgGTAACATACTtaatgattcagaataagcattttctgacgaacattttgagtataaacaacacataattgtacacagagacataagaataacagcatgggattTGTTTACAACCAATAAGGGTGGGTTAGCGTGTTGTAAGGTTACTTTATCAATTGTCAGAGCTGTAGACCTGTTGAGGTCgttattataagagaaggcacacatgacttttctggtatgtgaggcgaaGATCACTAAATAGGTCACCACATCGTTCGGTCACCTAAAAAAGAATCGTTCTCGATTCTTGAATAGACGATAGAGGTGAATGACAGGAGATGGGTGACGGAGGCAAGCGACacaagtttggtttggattccatttgatacaatggatattcttggtgtgacatactgtctgcttgattttgctcacgtgtgtcagctgctgctgactcggctgaaccgagtccttgcccgccgtggtgcccagccacagcagtaacctccaggcgacagttgcaacttctcggcgcctgggcggggcgcgaaccgccgacccctcggatgagaggccgacacgttaccactgtactagcccggaggctagtacagtggtacagTGGTAACTTCGAAGTCACCTCGCACAGGTGACTTCGAAGGTCGTGGCCTAGGGAGCTTGTTTGCACAGGTCACTGTTCTGAAGCGCAGGTGGTCTTGACGGGAGCGACAGTGGTGATCAGTCACGGAGCTCGTCAATCGTTCCACAGGATCGCAGTTAACTTGTCAAGCGCCGTGTCAGTTGTAAGTGACACGCACACCGTTCTAGAAGATTCTGGATCAAGTTGTTGGCGATGAGGCAAGGACTGAGTGGGGAATCTTGAGTGCGAGGTCTTTGAAGAATCAGGATCACGTCGTTGGCGGGAAGGATTCGTCATCTTGGGAGAGGAAGAGCACCATGGGGATGGCGTCACGAGGTTTGGCAGGCAAGACAGGACCATTCTTGCTAGGGTCACCAGCACAGGGCACCAGGTGTGGTGAGTAAGTTCACGAGATGCGCCGAGGACGTCGGGCGGCAGTCACCAGCGGACGAGGCGGCGGACACGGCAGGAGAGAACAAAGGCGTCGGCAGGTGATGCGAGGGCGTCCGTGAGATGGGCTCGTTAACGGGGCGAGCGAGGCTTGCCGCGCCAGGGATCGGCGGCGAGGGTAGCgacgtggtgatccgagagtcaaggTCAGCGGTGGGCTTCAGCACGGGGCGTCTGGCTCTAAGGACAACAAGCGGGAACGACAGTACTATGTCTTGGCGACAGAAGACATATTGCCATATCTCAGGGAGTTACAATATCAACACGAACTTGTAATGATTAGGAAATGACTGGAAGCAACGTGTCATGGATTCGGAATAGGCTGTTAATTGCAACATTCACCTGAGAGATTAAAGGCAGTAATGAACAAACGAGATTGAAGGATAAAATTTCGAGAAATTGCGAGTTTACAGAGCCATGCAAATACAGGAATGATTCTCcacgaaaataaaatgtaaaattcatGTGCAACAATGTGAGTGTAGCTAACCATAGGACATATTTCCTTCAGGGAAATGAGAGTAGTTGCATGCGAAAATACAGGATTAGTGGGAAGTTAATTAAGATTAGTTGCATACTAggatataagaattattttttaacGAAGATACTTATCAAAAACATGCAACAACGCAGGACAGATTTTCCTATGAAATAGTTCATAATGAGTGAACTTGAATTCAGCATCATTTAGATTAATAAATCATCACGACTTAAATTTATATGAGACTAATTAAGTACTCATAAATAGACAGAACTACAGAGAAATGAgagtatataagagagaaaggttAGGCAAAACCGCAGGGCATGACTGAGTGAGGCGAGGCACAGAGTGAGCGGGAGACAGATGTCAGCTGAGGGGAGATCTCGTTTCCTAAACAAATGAGAACAGCGAGGATAAAGGAACTCACCTTGAGGTACTGGTAGGGCAGTGTTGATTGATGTAGCAGGCATCAGGCAACTGCAACAAGTGTTGAAGACTGCAACAGGTGTTGAAGTACTGTGTGCTGAGGGAAGGCGATGTCAACTCTTGCTTGATGTCGGGAATTTGCAGATGTATCGTGAGATGAAGTGTTGCAGTGACAGAAGTCGACAAAGGTATCTCTGCTTGCAGGAATCAATAAATTGTCTTCAGAGGGACTTCGTGTGATGCAGTAATCTTTGGAGGATTTCGTGTGGTGCAATTATCCCAGAGCGATGCCATCAGTGTAAAAATGTGTGGCGTGTGGGGGGCGCGAGAGATGAGATGTGTCCCCACATGATGGTACTCTGGTACTCTGGTGGTTTATTCTTGAAGGTGTGTAGAGTTAAAGATCACTAAATAGGTCactacagagggagagagaggtggggatagagagagggagagagagagagggagtgagagagagagagagagggagcgagagagggaaagagagagggagagagagaggaaacgagagtgagagagaaggagggagagagagagagagagagggttcacaactttatttctgtGAGTATGGTAACTGGCTTACAAATGATGGGCAAAGCAGAGACGCCCTGGGGAGGCGTCCAGCCTGCCCACGGTCTGCGAGCGGTCAGTGTTAACTACTCAGAAActtctatgaacaaacatcgttttgaaacatatcacaatgaaaaacatgaaagaatttgaatgaacaaaaattccgatacatatggtcacatggtggtttcgtggtgaaggaacaagggtaccttatatacagttgtgtgtaagaagagagttatgttgtttacaaaactaaaaaggttcatgataagaagacaaaattgctgagtattcacaaaacataaagacATCTGAATGTCGATAATGATAGCGGTAACATACTtaatgattcagaataagcattttctggcgaacattttgagtataaacaacatataattgTACACAGAGAcaacagaataacagcatgggattTGTTTACAACCAATAAGGATGGGATTAGCGTGTTGTAAGGTcactttatcaattgtcacggctgtagacctgtttgggtcggctgaggacagtggaggcacacatggcttttctggtatgtgaggcgtaaagatcacgtatccacttcactacagagagagagagagagagagagagagagagagagagagagagagagagagagagaaggggggagagagagtagaaagagaagggagagagagagagagagagagagagaagagagagagagagagagagagaagaagaggatagagagagagaggaggagagggagaagagaagagagagagagagagagagagagagagatagagagagagagagaaggggagaggaagagagagagagagagagtgtgtgtgtgtgtgtgttagtgagagaatgagtgtaagagagaaagagagtaagagagtgagagagagaaaagaggagagggtgagagggagagaaagtgaaaaagaagaagagcgagagatagaagtggaggtGTGGAGTTTTTATTATTCGAATCTAATCGTCAGTAATGCGAGCGGCACCCCCATATTCCTGAAGAATCTCCCTCGGCCCCGCCAGAAAGAAGTCCTGCGGAAATATCCTGCGGACAGCGTGTACGAAGTGACCGAGGACCATCCTGCCGAAGGAGAGAACGAGCTTTCCCTGCACTCGGGCGACCTCGTGGCCGTCGTAAGGAGGAGGGACCCGATGGGCGGCGACAGGCGCTGGGTTGCCGACAACGGAGGTAAAGCACGCGTAcactatatgtgtttgtgtgtgtgtgtatgcaaattatatatttagcTGATCCTGTAAGTATTTTAAGAGCTTTggcctattgttttttttttctagtagcgCGTGATCCAAATACAAGGCAGGTGGCCAGATAAAATAATCCAAAAGAAACGCACCCACAGCTAGAtctcagagggaaaaaaaaattgtttatagaCAAGCAATGTGTTCCGCGTGGTCAGTTTGTTTGCCAAATATTTAGTATTTGACAGAACTTCAGATTTCTGCAGACATATTTTCGTTGGCGCAACCCGAATCGGAATCTCTGAACCGAGTCAAATAAGTCTAATAAGGAAATTTATttcaatttatgtttatatgtataaagaataCTGGCTCAAATACCACACCTTGTAGCTATGTCTGGGGTACAAGATGCATGGTAAAGAGCTATGAAACCCAAGAAACGAAGGCTGTCATAGATAGCAAATGTTAGTTTCTAGTTTTcatccaaatatatattttccgttAGCTTCTCGTATGCATCAAACATTGAATAGGTACAACACACTCATACATAGATCTTAGAATTATGGTATTTTCTGCCAAACTACCAAGATGCTACTTTGTCATAGCTCCAGAGCTTAACTTACAGTAACAAGGCAACGGCAAAAATACCAGTCAATGTATGGAGCTTTACTTATGTCGTCCCTTAGAGTAGAGGGAGCCATGGAGACGCACTTTTGCATCTCTAAGGCTTCCTCTACTCTATGGGACGACTTTAATGTCTTCCACCTTTCCTCTACATCGCCCTGTCTACATTTTTTTCATGGTAATTGCATACAGATTCGGTCACAGTAGCAAGAAAAATATTTAAGCGGTTTTTATCATCAGTAGCAGCTTCAATTTGTTgtggtttgaatatatatatttcattttttttttatatttttgtagaaCTGCATTTCACTTtggaatataaacatacacgcaatTTTTTATTCCAGATCTTATACAAGGCCTTCATGATAATAACCATCTTGTGcatcccctcccacacacataatagttattatatcatttttttccagaCAAAATGGGTTTGGTGAGAGCCTCGTGCCTCAGGGAGGCGAAACATCAGCACGAACTGGACGAGGATATCGAAGAGGGCGACACAGGCTCANNNNNNNNNNNNNNNNNNNNNNNNNNNNNNNNNNNNNNNNNNNNNNNNNNNNNNNNNNNNNNNNNNNNNNNNNNNNNNNNNNNNNNNNNNNNNNNNNNNNtccttctctcctcccctactctctctcgctccctatctctctctcgtcctatcTCTCCCCCGCTCCATATCTCCTCTCGTCCATATCTCTCTGCCAATCACTCTctcccccatatctctctctcgcccctctctctcccctctcgcgccatttcactctccatctctcgctccctctctctctctcccttgctccctctctctctcgctccctctctctcgctccctctctctcgctccttctctctcgctacctctctctctcagtagtgGGTAAcccgacagaacgctgcacattcatgtacgtacatgaatgtgaaagtaggtcagtaccgtgacgtaatcagtgccctttgacgaaaccacaaacccccaaaccgcaaccaatgtccacaacaacataacccaataccggaaatcattaacctact
This genomic interval from Penaeus monodon isolate SGIC_2016 chromosome 37, NSTDA_Pmon_1, whole genome shotgun sequence contains the following:
- the LOC119596300 gene encoding uncharacterized protein LOC119596300, with amino-acid sequence MPRNHRGMAHLRILSANVRGFQTNLGDLTHSHIIPHQPDIVAAVETFLNSTVPENFGRVDGYSKWHRRDRTHGTFGGIAVCFRRTLHVHSLEIDVADHLELMFFKIWTDTQDAVLLCVCYRPQWQGSEPLIYLQANLDNILHAYSCKNIIILGDLNQHLVERSFEELLTTFGLTNHVHFPTHISGSSLDPVITDLAESDVSCTSLGTVGSSDHFAVLSKINLKAAREETLSRTIWQWEKADWQGMCDALSEAPWEDILTGTVDRQALAFTKILVSLQAIYVPNKTYKTKSTDQPWFGYNCRMASDKKMRAWNRYKRHPTQRNKDAHAMACRRMKAVQKWAINQWKEDLRLKLSCRSVGSKAWWSCIKQQQGFSPDDCIPPLNRPDGSVATSSREKAELLASLFSEKMRIHDPDRSSPSLPLVTHSKLSSFVITEAEVRQHLNKVDVHKAIGPDKVSPHTLHKCARQLAAPFASLFQTCLRLSCPPTHLALLDTVQSRAKRLVERKTPVNEQHIFNPFTIEEMWLIFASSTRYINKTVPR